A genomic stretch from candidate division KSB1 bacterium includes:
- a CDS encoding alpha-L-fucosidase, with protein sequence MKKTCALFLLLVTSLSAKEWSETPEQKAQRMQWWTEARFGMFIHWGLYAMAARHEWVKSHERISNEDYQKYFELWYPDLYNPSEWAKAAKRAGMRYFVVTTKHHEGFCLWDSKYTDYKATNTPWGKDLLRPMVEAFRAEGLKVGFYYSLIDWHHPDFTVDRFHPMRDNPQERAKNKNRDMKRYAEYVYNQVKELMTEFGTIDCLFLDFSYPGDDGKGRNDWQSERLVRMIRELQPNIIINDRADLLDKPWGWDFRTPEQFMPREWVKFDGKPVPWETCQTFSGSWGYHRDEDTWKSPRQLVTMLIETVSKGGNLLLNVGPTARGTFDDRALSRLQAIGQWMDLHNRSIYGCTAAPQEFKTPQNCFLTYNPKTNRLYVHVLEWPFSGLHLDGYAGKIKYAQLLNDSSEINFSENQSGEVGGRDVVTLHLPVKQPSVIVPVIELFLK encoded by the coding sequence ATGAAAAAGACGTGTGCCCTTTTCTTGCTTCTGGTCACATCTCTTTCTGCCAAAGAGTGGTCGGAAACGCCGGAACAAAAAGCTCAGCGCATGCAGTGGTGGACCGAAGCCCGTTTCGGCATGTTCATTCATTGGGGATTGTACGCCATGGCTGCGCGTCACGAATGGGTAAAAAGTCACGAGCGCATTTCCAATGAGGATTATCAAAAATATTTTGAGTTATGGTATCCTGACCTTTACAATCCGAGCGAATGGGCAAAAGCGGCAAAACGAGCCGGCATGCGCTATTTTGTCGTGACGACAAAGCATCATGAAGGTTTTTGCCTGTGGGACAGCAAATATACGGATTATAAAGCTACCAATACGCCCTGGGGCAAGGATTTGCTGCGGCCGATGGTCGAGGCGTTTCGCGCCGAAGGATTAAAAGTCGGTTTTTACTATTCGTTGATCGATTGGCATCATCCCGACTTTACGGTCGACCGCTTTCACCCCATGCGCGACAATCCACAGGAGCGCGCCAAAAACAAGAATCGCGATATGAAGCGGTATGCCGAGTATGTCTACAATCAAGTTAAAGAGCTGATGACCGAGTTCGGCACCATCGACTGCCTCTTTCTTGATTTCAGTTATCCCGGTGATGACGGTAAAGGCCGCAACGACTGGCAATCGGAGAGGCTCGTCCGCATGATCCGCGAGCTGCAGCCCAACATCATCATCAATGACCGTGCCGATCTGCTAGACAAGCCGTGGGGCTGGGATTTCCGCACGCCCGAGCAGTTCATGCCGCGCGAATGGGTCAAATTTGACGGTAAACCGGTGCCCTGGGAAACTTGTCAGACGTTTTCCGGCTCTTGGGGGTATCATCGCGATGAGGATACCTGGAAGAGTCCTCGTCAGTTGGTGACCATGCTCATCGAGACAGTCAGCAAAGGCGGCAATTTGCTGCTCAACGTCGGTCCCACCGCGCGCGGCACTTTCGACGATCGGGCATTGAGTCGTCTACAGGCCATCGGTCAATGGATGGATCTACACAACCGTTCCATTTACGGCTGCACGGCTGCCCCGCAAGAGTTCAAAACGCCGCAAAATTGCTTTCTGACGTACAATCCAAAAACAAACCGCCTCTATGTTCACGTGCTGGAGTGGCCCTTCAGCGGTCTGCACCTTGACGGCTATGCCGGAAAAATCAAATATGCCCAGCTGCTCAACGACAGCTCGGAGATCAATTTTTCGGAAAATCAAAGCGGAGAGGTCGGCGGCCGAGATGTGGTTACTCTGCATCTGCCGGTCAAACAGCCGTCCGTTATCGTTCCCGTCATAGAACTTTTTCTCAAATGA
- a CDS encoding NUDIX hydrolase, translating into MNDQRSAFAGSKRKTIPKAPLVGVGVIVKRGKEFVLIKRRKEPAKGMWTIPGGHVEFGESLEEAARREIREECSLEIGRLEPIHVFDIIDKEGDKVRRHLVVIDYYADYAGGILTAGDDAEAAGWFTIEDLDSLPCPPNLRKVIQKALAE; encoded by the coding sequence TTGAATGATCAGAGGTCAGCTTTCGCAGGCAGTAAAAGGAAAACCATTCCGAAAGCGCCGTTGGTAGGGGTCGGTGTCATCGTTAAGCGCGGAAAAGAATTCGTTCTGATAAAAAGACGAAAAGAGCCTGCCAAGGGAATGTGGACAATTCCCGGCGGGCACGTAGAGTTCGGAGAGTCGCTGGAAGAGGCGGCACGCCGTGAGATTCGCGAAGAGTGCAGCCTGGAAATCGGCAGGCTGGAGCCGATTCATGTTTTCGATATTATCGATAAGGAGGGAGATAAAGTGCGACGCCATCTGGTCGTCATCGATTATTATGCAGACTATGCCGGCGGTATTCTTACGGCCGGAGACGACGCCGAAGCAGCCGGCTGGTTCACTATAGAGGATTTGGACTCCCTGCCCTGCCCGCCGAATCTCCGAAAGGTGATCCAAAAGGCTTTAGCAGAATAA
- a CDS encoding STAS domain-containing protein: MKYSVQTKDGVEILALEDERLDTTVAPELKARLLAMIEKGKKVLLDLEKVQYADSSGLGAILLGYRQARDLGAKFAVCNVQGRVRALIDIAQLNDKITIFRDTDEALRTL, from the coding sequence TTGAAATATTCGGTTCAAACAAAGGACGGCGTCGAAATTCTTGCTTTGGAAGATGAGCGGCTGGATACGACCGTGGCGCCCGAGCTCAAAGCCAGACTTTTGGCGATGATCGAAAAAGGCAAAAAGGTGCTTTTGGATTTGGAAAAGGTCCAGTATGCCGACAGCTCAGGATTGGGCGCCATCCTGTTGGGCTATCGTCAGGCGCGAGATCTGGGGGCTAAATTTGCCGTCTGCAACGTCCAGGGACGCGTACGGGCGCTCATCGACATTGCGCAATTAAACGACAAGATCACCATATTTAGGGATACGGACGAAGCCTTGCGAACTTTATAG